Within the Opitutaceae bacterium TAV5 genome, the region CTTTTTCACGGGACGAGTCGCGGATTTGGCGGGTTTGGCGGGTGTTCCGGGTTTGCTGCTGGCGGTTGCTGTCTTCCTGTTTCGGTCGGGGGCGGGTTTTTTCTTTTTTTGGGCCATGATGTTTTGGAGGGGGTGGCGGGTTTTGATCGATGGAGGACTCTGACAGAAAGTTTTTTCAGGGCACGGCATGCACTGCCTCGGCACAGCGCGGGCACACGTCGCCGTGCGCGGTGGTCTGGAGCGCGGGCACCCAGCGCCAGCAGCGGGGACAACGCACATAGCCGAGCGTCTGGCAATGCACAACGGTCACGCCGAGCGAGGCGCCGGCGCCGGCCGGGCGAAGAGCGACGTGCGACACGATGAAGAGCTCGGGCAGAAAATCGCGGTGTTTTTCCAGCACGGCGTAGTCGGGCGTGTCGGCGCCGGCTTCGAGCGTGACGGCCGCATCGAGGGATTTGCCGATCTCGCCGGCCTGGCGGTACGGCTCGATGGCCTCGGTGACTTGCGCGCGGACGCGCAGGAGCGTGGCGATGTCGGCCTCGATTTCGGGGCTGGTCCAGGCGGCGGGCGGCGCGGGCCAGTCCTGGAGGTGGATGGTGCCGGCGGCGGTGTCGGCGAGTTCCTTGCCCGATGTGCCCCACGTCCAGGCTTCGTCCGCGGTGAAGGTGAGGACGGGGGCGAGGATTTTCACGAGCACCTCGAAAATGCCGTGGATCGCGGTCTGGGTGGACCGGCGCAGCGGGGAGGCGGAGGCGAGCGTGTAGAGGCGGTCCTTGATGATGTCGTGGTAAACCGCGGAGAGCGTCGTCGAACAGAACTGGCTGCACAGGTGGATGACGCGGTGGTATTCGTACGCGTCGTACGCCGCGGTGCAGTCGGCGACGAGACGGGCGGCCTGGTGCAGCGCCCAGCGGTCGAGCGTGTCCATCTGCGCGAGCGGCACGGCGTCGTGCGCCGCGTCGAAATCGTGAAGCGTGGAGAGCTGGTAACGGAGCGTGTTGCGGAAGAGCCGGTAGGCTTCCGCGACGATGTTGAGGATGCTGCCCTTGTCCTTGAGGTCCTTTTCGAGGTCGGAGACGGTGATATCCTGCGTAAAGTCCTGCGAAGCGACCCAGAGGCGGATGACGTCGGCGCCGTAGTGCGCGATGTAGTTGTCCGAGGTCGGGGGTTTTTCGTACTGGCCGGACTTGGAAATTTTTTTGCCGTCCTTGCCGACGATGAAGCCGTGCGTGAGCACGGCGCGGTAGGGCGCGCCACCCTGCGCGATGACGGCGCACCAGAGCGAGGACTGGAACCAGCCGCGGTGCTGGTCGGAGCCTTCGAGGTAAAGATCGGCGGGCCAGGTGGTGCCGCCCTGCCCGTGGCGGAGCGAGGCGGCGTGCGAGGAGCCGGAATCGATCCACACGTCGAGCGTGTCACGTCCGCAGGTGAGCGCGGCGGGCTCGGGCCAGCCGGCGGGAAGGGTGACGCCCTCGAGGATGTCGACCGGGGCGGCATCGTACCAGTAGTTGGTGCCGCGGGTGGAGATCTTGTCGGCCACGGCACGGGCGACGCCGGCGTCGAGGTACGCATTTTTGTCGGCGTCGTAAAAGGCGATGATCGGCACGCCCCACGAGCGCTGGCGGCTGATGCACCAGTCGGGGCGCGACTCGACGGCGCCGCGGATGCGGGCGGCGCCCCAGGCGGGGATCCACTGCACCTTTTCGATCTCGGCGAGGGCTTTTGTACGATGTCCGGCCTTGTCGAGCGAGACGAACCACTGGTCGACGGCGCGGAAAATGATCGGCGTCTTCGAGCGCCAGCAATGCGGGTAGCTGTGCGTGTAGCGGGCCTTCGCGAGGAGCGCGCCGGCGGCGTCGAGTTTTTTCAGGACAGCGATGTTGGCGGGCGAGGTGCGTTTCGCCTCGAGATCCTCGACGGATTCGAGCGTGGTGAGGCCGACGAGATCGGCGGGCACCTGGCCATCATCGAGATAACGGCCGTCGTCGCCGACCGGGCAGTAGATATCGAGGCCGTACTTGAGGCCGGTGAGATAGTCCTCGCTGCCGTGGCCGGGCGCGGTGTGGACGCAGCCGGTGCCGCTCTCGGTCGTCACGTAGTCAGCGAGGACGACGGGGGAGGCGCGGTCGATGAAAGGATGGCGGGCGACAAGCTTCTCGAGGGCGGCGCCCTTGCGACGGCTGGCGGCGGCGGAAGCCGTGGCGGACGCGATCGCCTTTTCGTCCAGCTTCGCGGCGGCAAGCACGGCGGGCAGCAGCGCTTCGGCCACGATGATCCGCTCCGCTCCGGAATCGGCGACGACGTACTCGACCTCCGGGTGCACGGCGATGGCGAGGTTGGCCGGGATCGTCCAGGGCGTGGTGGTCCAGATGACCACCGAAAGCGGCTTGTCGGCCGGGAGGTTGTACTTTTTTGCCTCGTCGGCCGGGACGGCAAACTTCACCCAGATCGACGGCGAGACGTGGTCCTTGTACTCGATCTCGGCCTCGGCGAGGGCGGTTTCGAAGGGGATCGACCAGTAAACGGGTTTTTTGGAACGGTAAACGAGGCCGTTTTCGACGAAGGCTGCGAAGGTGCGGATGACTTCCGCTTCATAGGCGGGAGCCTTGGTCTTGTACTCGTTGGCCCAGTCGGCGAGCACGCCGAGGCGCTTGAAGGAAGCGGTCTGTTTCGCGATCCAGCTTTCGGAAAACGCATCGCAGCGGGCGCGCAGCTCCGCCGTGCTGACGGTTTCGCCGGCGGCCTGGAGCTCGCGCGTCACTTTTTGTTCGATGGGCAGGCCATGGCAGTCCCAGCCGGGGACGTAGGGCGT harbors:
- a CDS encoding isoleucyl-tRNA synthetase, which produces MAQDLKTTLQLPKTDFPMRANLPQREPGRIAHWEKLGLYAAILRKNAASDRTFILHDGPPFTNGDVHIGTALNKSLKDITLRYKTMRGFRTPYVPGWDCHGLPIEQKVTRELQAAGETVSTAELRARCDAFSESWIAKQTASFKRLGVLADWANEYKTKAPAYEAEVIRTFAAFVENGLVYRSKKPVYWSIPFETALAEAEIEYKDHVSPSIWVKFAVPADEAKKYNLPADKPLSVVIWTTTPWTIPANLAIAVHPEVEYVVADSGAERIIVAEALLPAVLAAAKLDEKAIASATASAAASRRKGAALEKLVARHPFIDRASPVVLADYVTTESGTGCVHTAPGHGSEDYLTGLKYGLDIYCPVGDDGRYLDDGQVPADLVGLTTLESVEDLEAKRTSPANIAVLKKLDAAGALLAKARYTHSYPHCWRSKTPIIFRAVDQWFVSLDKAGHRTKALAEIEKVQWIPAWGAARIRGAVESRPDWCISRQRSWGVPIIAFYDADKNAYLDAGVARAVADKISTRGTNYWYDAAPVDILEGVTLPAGWPEPAALTCGRDTLDVWIDSGSSHAASLRHGQGGTTWPADLYLEGSDQHRGWFQSSLWCAVIAQGGAPYRAVLTHGFIVGKDGKKISKSGQYEKPPTSDNYIAHYGADVIRLWVASQDFTQDITVSDLEKDLKDKGSILNIVAEAYRLFRNTLRYQLSTLHDFDAAHDAVPLAQMDTLDRWALHQAARLVADCTAAYDAYEYHRVIHLCSQFCSTTLSAVYHDIIKDRLYTLASASPLRRSTQTAIHGIFEVLVKILAPVLTFTADEAWTWGTSGKELADTAAGTIHLQDWPAPPAAWTSPEIEADIATLLRVRAQVTEAIEPYRQAGEIGKSLDAAVTLEAGADTPDYAVLEKHRDFLPELFIVSHVALRPAGAGASLGVTVVHCQTLGYVRCPRCWRWVPALQTTAHGDVCPRCAEAVHAVP